A genomic stretch from Bordetella sp. N includes:
- a CDS encoding DUF2167 domain-containing protein, whose protein sequence is MRISQSAASSSQLGRQRRTPGFLCVFLLLFFVVPPTYGQGPARDLFAELRKLHWEVGPRSVVIAGRATIQVPKGYAFLAGTEVGQFNRLMGNPPEDGRYVIAEARLRRFAYFSFASFGYVNDGEKIDATALYIKMLQGQELYNDRRRRLGLPVIFGDGWQIPPHYDQETRRLEWGVKLHDDQGNPSSNYIVRILGRHGVMTAALVTHGTVTDNDIAALKAILATFTYHPGENYADFRAGDKVAKSGLAALVLGDADPTVEEAGTGTGSIIGQLFSAAWFWLIAGAGACFMVQHHWRRRRR, encoded by the coding sequence GTGAGAATTTCACAGAGCGCGGCCTCATCATCGCAACTGGGGCGCCAGCGCCGTACGCCGGGATTCCTGTGTGTTTTCCTTCTCCTTTTCTTCGTGGTGCCGCCGACTTACGGCCAGGGCCCTGCTCGTGATTTATTCGCGGAGCTACGCAAACTGCACTGGGAAGTAGGACCTCGATCCGTAGTCATTGCGGGACGAGCGACGATCCAGGTACCCAAGGGCTACGCCTTCCTTGCCGGCACCGAAGTCGGACAGTTCAACCGGCTCATGGGTAATCCACCCGAAGACGGGCGCTATGTGATTGCCGAAGCCAGGCTGCGCCGGTTCGCGTACTTCTCATTCGCTTCCTTCGGCTACGTCAACGACGGCGAGAAGATCGATGCGACCGCGCTGTACATCAAGATGCTGCAGGGGCAGGAGCTGTATAACGACAGGCGGCGTCGCCTTGGCCTGCCGGTCATATTCGGCGATGGATGGCAAATTCCACCCCACTATGATCAGGAGACGAGGCGGCTCGAATGGGGCGTCAAGCTCCATGACGACCAGGGCAACCCTAGTTCGAACTACATCGTCCGGATCCTGGGGCGCCACGGCGTGATGACGGCTGCGCTTGTGACCCATGGCACGGTCACCGATAACGACATCGCCGCGCTCAAGGCAATCCTGGCAACCTTCACCTACCACCCCGGCGAAAACTACGCCGATTTTCGAGCCGGTGACAAGGTCGCGAAGTCCGGGCTGGCGGCCCTGGTGCTTGGTGACGCCGACCCGACGGTGGAAGAAGCAGGTACGGGCACGGGAAGCATCATTGGGCAACTATTCTCGGCCGCATGGTTCTGGCTGATAGCCGGCGCTGGCGCCTGCTTCATGGTCCAACACCATTGGCGCCGACGCAGACGCTAG
- a CDS encoding type IV toxin-antitoxin system AbiEi family antitoxin domain-containing protein encodes MENAEVTLVELIRTHGVIRSSDLASLGIPRVALTRAVRRGQLVRVSRGVYGLREFRSEHGTLAAAAIRVPKGVICLLSALQFHGLTTQAPFEVWVAIANKAAAPQIDYPPVRIVRFSDATLSLGVEEHTIDGVAIRVTSIAKTVVDCFKFRNKIGMDVALESLREAWRDKRVTSQDIWHCAKVCRVANVMRPYLESLT; translated from the coding sequence ATGGAGAACGCTGAAGTCACGCTGGTCGAACTGATTCGCACTCATGGGGTGATCCGGTCGAGTGACCTGGCCTCACTGGGCATTCCTCGCGTTGCGTTGACGCGAGCAGTTCGCCGTGGCCAGTTGGTACGCGTTTCTCGTGGCGTTTACGGCTTGCGGGAGTTCCGTTCAGAGCATGGGACGCTAGCCGCAGCGGCTATCCGAGTACCTAAGGGTGTGATTTGTCTGCTGTCGGCGTTGCAGTTCCATGGCCTGACTACTCAGGCTCCGTTCGAGGTCTGGGTCGCGATCGCCAACAAGGCCGCAGCGCCTCAAATCGACTACCCGCCTGTAAGAATAGTCCGATTTTCGGACGCGACTCTGTCGCTGGGCGTCGAAGAACATACCATTGACGGCGTTGCCATCCGCGTCACATCGATCGCGAAGACAGTCGTCGACTGCTTCAAGTTTCGCAACAAGATCGGGATGGATGTCGCGCTGGAATCGCTACGTGAGGCGTGGCGGGACAAGCGAGTCACCAGCCAGGATATCTGGCATTGTGCAAAGGTTTGCCGGGTAGCCAATGTGATGCGTCCATATTTGGAAAGCCTGACTTGA
- a CDS encoding nucleotidyl transferase AbiEii/AbiGii toxin family protein has translation MNQRNVAASIRARLLNIARAKHLDFNLILTRYALERMLYRLSVSDQRDQFLLKGALLFDLWFDIPHRPTRDADLLGFGLAEIPDLMQTFRQISQIEVDDGIVFSAETLRATEIRKEANYAGVRLTVVGVLDGARCPVQIDVGFNDAVVPGPEDALYPVILDDLPSPNLRVYPRYTVIAEKLEAIVSLGILNTRMKDYFDLWVMATHCDFDGPILTEAIRATFARRATKISGEPPFGLTDEFAEDERKSAQWLAFQHKNALSAVPLTEVVAMLRRMLMPVLAAIASGRTSSYNWHREQGWSKSVS, from the coding sequence TTGAACCAACGCAATGTTGCTGCTTCTATACGTGCCCGACTGCTGAACATAGCCCGCGCCAAGCATCTGGACTTCAATTTGATTCTCACGCGCTACGCGCTAGAGCGCATGTTGTATCGCTTGAGCGTGTCGGATCAACGCGATCAGTTCTTGCTAAAGGGCGCGCTGTTGTTCGATCTTTGGTTTGATATTCCGCACCGACCTACGCGCGACGCGGATTTGCTCGGTTTTGGCCTCGCCGAAATTCCCGACTTGATGCAGACTTTTCGGCAGATCAGCCAGATAGAAGTGGATGACGGGATCGTCTTCTCCGCAGAGACACTCAGGGCAACTGAAATTCGAAAGGAGGCGAATTACGCCGGTGTAAGGTTGACTGTGGTCGGTGTGCTAGATGGGGCGCGCTGTCCGGTTCAAATCGATGTCGGCTTCAATGACGCGGTCGTCCCAGGCCCGGAGGACGCGTTGTATCCAGTCATTCTTGATGACTTGCCAAGCCCGAATCTGCGGGTTTATCCCCGCTATACCGTGATAGCCGAGAAGCTGGAAGCGATAGTGTCCCTGGGGATTCTCAACACACGGATGAAGGACTACTTTGATCTGTGGGTGATGGCCACCCACTGCGATTTCGACGGTCCGATACTTACCGAAGCGATTCGCGCGACTTTCGCGCGCCGGGCGACCAAAATTTCGGGTGAGCCGCCGTTTGGATTGACTGACGAATTTGCCGAAGACGAGCGGAAGTCCGCCCAATGGCTTGCCTTTCAACACAAGAATGCGCTGAGCGCAGTGCCCCTGACCGAGGTGGTCGCAATGTTGAGGCGAATGCTGATGCCGGTGTTGGCGGCTATAGCGTCTGGGCGCACCTCGTCATATAACTGGCACCGCGAACAAGGATGGAGTAAGTCTGTTTCGTAG